From a region of the Oncorhynchus keta strain PuntledgeMale-10-30-2019 chromosome 13, Oket_V2, whole genome shotgun sequence genome:
- the LOC118392185 gene encoding sentrin-specific protease 3-like, with protein sequence MRDSGSSLAQNRWQGQLGLAVGQEDSGDGGGGIAISGGHLEMDPTSTHQIPSPMPLKLGQKERVAWEAEEMEGENDEEDFEDEGWDDDEEGQMAEEEGEEAEVVWEVPHMVPTTSLQEQNHHHQLQSPLDDHDNNQAEPEARDFSSVPIQSRLNGLRQSRLRRWRKLHSHEGLRLRLTQHWKTWRHRAQWVGTLGHRRARSWRRYSFYSNRQRTGVDPVLSSPLSDDERLGGSERDNRLNGYSGDYQSSQMGGLVESGREPEASSYSIVREKPVEATLTEEHMSCVHGILDDSLQKYGSLIPIHADDVVEKLKDIFNDNFSQPHRKVAVQHLIQSYQRSSGTAMVRGFRVNYKRHVLTMDDLSTLYGQNWLNDQVMNMYGDLVMDSVSEKVHFFNSFFYDKLRTKGYDGVKRWTKNVDIFKKDLLLIPIHLEVHWSLVSVDIPRRAITYFDSQRTLNRRCPKHIAKYLQAEAVKKDQRDFLTGWKGYFKMNVGRQNNDSDCGAFVLQYCKTLALGQPFSFGQQDMPKLRRLMYKELCHCKLSL encoded by the exons ATGAGGGACAGTGGAAGCAGCCTAGCACAGAACCGTTGGCAGGGGCAGCTGGGCCTAGCTGTGGGCCAGGAGGACAGTGGGGATGGAGGTGGTGGTATAGCAATCTCCGGGGGTCACCTGGAGATGGACCCCACCTCAACCCACCAGATTCCCAGCCCCATGCCCCTAAAGCTGGGCCAGAAGGAAAGGGTGGCCTGGGAGGccgaggagatggagggggaaaacGATGAGGAAGATTTTGAAGATGAGGGCTGGGATGATGATGAGGAAGGACAGATGgctgaggaggaaggagaggaggctgaGGTCGTATGGGAGGTCCCACACATGGTCCCCACCACATCCCTACAAGAGCAGAATCATCATCACCAGCTGCAATCACCACTGGATGACCATGACAACAACCAGGCCGAACCTGAAGCCAGGGACTTTTCCAGTGTCCCTATCCAGTCCAGGCTCAACGGGCTCAGGCAGAGCAGGCTGAGGCGCTGGAGGAAGCTCCACTCTCATGAAGGTCTACGGCTCCGTCTCACTCAGCATTGGAAGACCTGGCGTCACCGGGCACAGTGGGTGGGCACCCTGGGGCACAGGAGGGCTAGGAGTTGGCGTCGGTATAGTTTCTATTCCAACCGCCAGAGGACGGGAGTGGACCCGGTTCTGAGCAGCCCACTGTCAGATGACGAGCGGCTCGGTGGGTCTGAAAGAG ATAACCGGTTGAATGGTTACTCAGGAGACTACCAGTCCAGTCAGATGGGTGGTCTGGTGGAGAGTGGAAGGGAACCAGAGGCCTCATCGTACTCCATTGTCAGAGAGAAACCTGTGGAGGCCACTCTCACTGAGGAACACATGAGCTGTGTGCATG GGATCCTGGATGACTCCCTCCAGAAGTACGGCAGTCTGATCCCCATCCACGCTGACGACGTGGTGGAGAAATTAAAAGACATCTTCAACGACAACTTCTCACAGCCTCACAG GAAAGTAGCGGTCCAACACCTAATCCAGTCCTACCAGAGGTCGTCCGGCACGGCCATGGTGCGAGGGTTCCGTGTCAACTACAAGCGTCATGTCCTCACCATGGATGACTTAAGCACGTTGTATGGACAGAATTGGCTCAATGACCAA GTCATGAACATGTATGGTGACCTTGTGATGGACTCGGTGTCCGAGAAG gtTCACTTCTTCAACAGTTTCTTCTACGACAAGTTGAGGACGAAAGGCTACGATGGAGTCAAACGATGGACAAAGAAT GTGGACATCTTCAAGAAGGATCTCCTCCTGATCCCTATCCACCTGGAGGTCCACTGGTCCCTGGTCAGCGTAGACATCCCCCGTAGGGCAATCACCTACTTCGACTCCCAACGCACTCTCAACCGACGCTGCCCAAAG CATATTGCAAAGTATCTGCAGGCGGAGGCTGTCAAGAAAGACCAGAGAGATTTCCTTACAGGGTGGAAAGGCTATTTCAAAATG AATGTGGGCCGTCAGAACAATGACAGTGACTGTGGGGCGTTTGTTCTTCAG TACTGCAAGACTCTAGCCCTGGGTCAGCCGTTCAGCTTCGGCCAGCAGGACATGCCCAAACTGAGGAGACTCATGTACAAAGAACTCTGTCACTGCAAGCTCTCGCTGTGA